The genome window tccccttcctgtcagttaggaggtagagcatctactgtagagagaggttgattccccttcctgtcagttaggaggtagagcatctactgtagagagaggttgaatccccttcctgtcagttaggaggtagagcaaCATCTACTGTAGAAAGAGGTTGAatccccttcctgtcagttaggaggtagagcagcatctactgtagagagaggttgattctccttcctgtcagttaggaggtagagcagcatctactgtagagagaggttgaatcaccttcctgtcagttaggaggtagagcagcatctactgtagagagaggttgattcaccttcctgtcagttaggaggtagagcatctactgtagagagaggttgattcaccttcctgtcagttaggaggtagagcagcatctactgtagagagaggttgaaccccttcctgtcagttaggaggtagagcatctactgtagagagaggttgaatcccctcctgtcagttaggaggtagagcatctactgtagagagaggttgattccccttcctgtcagttaggaggtagagcagcatctactgtagagagaggttgaatccccttcctgtcagttatgaggtagagcagcatctactgtacagagaggttgattccccttcctgtcagttaggaggtagagcagcatctactgtacagagaggttgattccccttcctgtcagttaggaggtagagcagcatctactgtagagagaggttgattccccttcctgtcagttaggaggtagagcagcatctactgtagagagaggttggttccccttcctgtcagttaggaggtagagcagcatctactgtagagagaggttgattccccttcctgtcagttaggaggtagagcatctactgtagagagaggttgattcaccttcctgtcagttaggaggtagagcatctactgtagagagaggttgaatccccttcctgtcagttaggaggtagagcagcatctactgtagagagaggttgaatcaccttcctgtcagttaggaggtagagcagcatctactgtagagagaggttgattcaccttcctgtcagttaggaggtagagcagcatctactgtagagagaggttgaatccccttcctgtcagttaggaggtagagcatcTACTGTACAGAGAGGTCGATTctccttcctgtcagttaggaggtagagcagcatctactgtacagagaggttgaatccccttcctgtcagttaggaggtagagcagcatctactgtagagagaggttgattccccttcctgtcagttaggaggtagagcatctactgtagagagaggttgaatccccttcctgtcagttaggaggtagagcagcatctactgtagagagaggttgattcaccttcctgtcagttaggaggtagagcagcatCTACTGTACAGAGAGGTTGCttccccttcctgtcagttaggaggtagagcagcatctactgtagagagaggttgaatccccttcctgtcagttaggaggtagagcatctactgtagagagaggttgaatccccttcctgtcagttaggaggtagagcaacatctactgtagagagaggttgaatccccttcctgtcagttaggaggtagagcagcatctactgtagagagaggttgaatcaccttcctgtcagttaggaggtagagcatcatctactgtagagagaggttgattccccttcctgtcagttaggaggtagagcatcatctactgtagagagaggttgattccccttcctgtcagttaggaggtagagcatctactgtagagagaggttgaatccccttcctgtcagttaggaggtagagcatctactgtagagagaggttgattcaccttcctgtcagttaggaggtagagcatctactgtagagagaggttgattccccttcctgtcagttaggaggtagagcaacatctactgtagagataggttgattcaccttcctgtcagttagtaggtagagcatctactgtagagagaggttgattccccttcctgtcagttaggaggtagagcatctactgtagagagaggttgattccccttcctgtcagttaggaggtagagcatctactgtagagagaggttgaatccccttcctgtcagttaggaggtagagcaacatctactgtagagagaggttgaatccccttcctgtcagttaggaggtagagcagcatctactgtagagagaggttgattctccttcctgtcagttaggaggtagagcagcatctactgtagagagaggttgaatcaccttcctgtcagttaggaggtagagcagcatctactgtagagagaggttgattcaccttcctgtcagttaggaggtagagcatctactgtagagagaggttgattcaccttcctgtcagttaggaggtagagcagcatctactgtagagagaggttgaatccccttcctgtcagttaggaggtagagcatctactgtagagagaggttgaatcccctcctgtcagttaggaggtagagcatctactgtagagagaggttgattccccttcctgtcagttaggaggtagagcagcatctactgtagagagaggttgaatccccttcctgtcagttatgaggtagagcagcatctactgtacagagaggttgattccccttcctgtcagttaggaggtagagcagcatctactgtacagagaggttgattccccttcctgtcagttaggaggtagagcagcatctactgtagagagaggttgattccccttcctgtcagttaggaggtagagcagcatctactgtagagagaggttgattccccttcctgtcagttaggaggtagagcagcatctactgtagagagaggttggttccccttcctgtcagttaggaggtagagcagcatctactgtagagagaggttgattccccttcctgtcagttaggaggtagagcatctactgtagagagaggttgaatccccttcctgtcagttaggaggtagagcagcatctactgtagagagaggttgattcaccttcctgtcagttaggaggtagagcagcatCTACTGTACAGAGAGGTTGCttccccttcctgtcagttaggagatagagcagcatctactgtagagagaggttgaatccccttcctgtcagttaggaggtagagcagcatctactgtagagagaggttgaatcaccttcctgtcagttaggaggtagagcatcatctactgtagagagaggttgattccccttcctgtcagttaggaggtagagcatcatctactgtagagagaggttgattccccttcctgtcagttaggaggtagagcagcatctactgtacagagaggttgaatccccttcctgtcagttaggaggtagagcaacatctactgtagagagaggttgaatccccttcctgtcagttaggaggtagagcagcatctactgtagagagaggttgaatcaccttcctgtcagttaggaggtagagcatcatctactgtagagagaggttgattccccttcctgtcagttaggaggtagagcatcatctactgtagagagaggttgattccccttcctgtcagttaggaggtagagcatctactgtagagagaggttgaatccccttcctgtcagttaggaggtagagcatctactgtagagagaggttgattcaccttcctgtcagttaggaggtagagcatctactgtagagagaggttgaatccccttcctgtcagttaggaggtagagcaacatctactgtagagagaggttgattcaccttcctgtcagttagtaggtagagcatctactgtagagagaggttgaatccccttcctgtcagttaggaggtagagcaacatctactgtagagagaggttgattcaccttcctgtcagttagtaggtagagcatctactgtagagagaggttgaatccccttcctgtcagttaggaggtagagcatctactgtagagagaggttgattccccttcctgtcagttaggaggtagagcatctactgtagagagaggttgaatccccttcctgtcagttaggaggtagagcaacatctactgtagagagaggttgaatccccttcctgtcagttaggaggtagagcagcatctactgtagagagaggttgattctccttcctgtcagttaggaggtagagcagcatctactgtagagagaggttgaatcaccttcctgtcagttaggaggtagagcagcatctactgtagagagaggttgattcaccttcctgtcagttaggaggtagagcagcatctactgtagagagaggttgaatccccttcctgtcagttaggaggtagagcatctactgtagagagaggttgaatcccctcctgtcagttaggaggtagagcatctactgtagagagaggttgattccccttcctgtcagttaggaggtagagcagcatctactgtagagagaggttgaatccccttcctgtcagttatgaggtagagcagcatctactgtacagagaggttgattccccttcctgtcagttaggaggtagagcagcatctactgtacagagaggttgattccccttcctgtcagttaggaggtagagcagcatctactgtagagagaggttgattccccttcctgtcagttaggaggtagagcagcatctactgtagagagaggttgattcaccttcctgtcagttaggaggtagagcagcatctactgtagagagagattGAATCCCTTCCTGCCACATCTCTGCTCTATGAAGTGAAGCACTGTGGAGTGCTGCTGTCTAGTGGTGATATCTTACCAGTGCAACTAGTTTCCATCCTGAAGCAGACATCTACTCAGCAGAATGGATATGGCTGGTCTCTATCCTCCCTGGACTATGCTGCTGTCCCTTATATGTCGTGTAACTGTGCATGTTAATTCCAGGAGACGCAGGAGAAGCAGGAGTTGATGGACCGTCTGGACTGAAAGGGAACGCAGGTGAGCTCGTTCGTTATTTAGCCTCGTTCTTTGTTCATGTATATTTCCAAACCACTCTgggtatgtgggaactccttcaagactgttggaaaagcattccaggtgaagctggttgagagaatgccaagagtgtgcaaagctgtcatcaggcaaagggtggctaccttgaagaatctaaaatatatcttgacttgttaaacactttttgggggttactacatgattccatgtgttatttcatagttgtgatgtcttcactattattctacaatgtagaaaatagtaaaaaacaaagaaaaacccttgatcgagtaggtttgtccaaactttggactggtgcTGTATGTTTCACTGGAGATAGTACTTCCAAGTCACTATCATACAATGTTGTGTCTTCACATTGTGGACTGGCCTAGTTTCAAAGAGAGATTTCCTGAAACAGAATGATGTTTATTGTGAGACACATGTCGTACCTGAATACAAGCATGTCTGACAGGAACAACATGTGACTGTGGGAGGTACAGGAAGGTCGTTGGACAGATGGACATCAATGTCAGAAAGCTGAAGAATGCAGTCAAGTTTGTGAAAAATGGTAAGTCATTGTATTCTGCTTAAATCATCATTTCAGGTCagatcattagaaaactatttAACTAAAATAAGAAAATCTCAGCCAATGTGTAGCACAACGTAAATCAAACTGACATTCCACAACACAACAAAAATATTGTTTTGACTTGGATTGAATTTTTTACTtatattgaattgaatgaataaGGAATTTAGACTCCAACTTATTACATCTCATATGTCATATTCAGTCATTTTAGGCATTAAGGAAACGGAGGAGAAATTTTACCTGATTGTGAAAGAGGCCAGAAAGTACAGAGAGGCTCTGATAAACTGTAAGCTGAGGGGCGGTATGCTCGCCATGCCCAAAACAACAGACACCAACACCCTGATAGCAGACTACGTCACCCAGGCTGGCCTGACCCAGGTCTTCATCGGGCTGCAGGCTGGGCAGAAGGGGGGAGGGCCTGTTTACGCAGACCTGACCCCAGTGAGGAACTATACGGCCTGGGGCCTAGAGGAGCCATCAGGGGCCCCTTCCAACACCAGCTGTGTGAAGATGGTCAGCACAGGTATGGCAAGACATTTTAACATGTACTCACTACGATGGACTAGTCCTAATTCTAATTCTAGATATCAATGAGCAACACTGGAATGGCATTCTATTCTCTGCCCTATGGTGATGCActactctggtcaaatgtagtgcatcaagctagggaatagggtgccactttaGACACAACCAATAAATACTATTGGACTTAGTACCATTTCAGAGTCGAGATATCGGCTGtgtgttcccctgctcagacgttgcacgTATCagccaatggttgcgtgccacgtcaTCGACCGTGCCGTCTGGTACCAGATTGCTATGACGTAATGAATGTAGTCAGCCGATACTTCATAAATAcctatccaaatcaaatcaaatcaaatcaaatttatttataaagcccttcgtacatcagctgatatctcaaagtgctgtacagaaacccagcctaaaaccccaaacagcaagcaatgcaggtgtagaagcacggcggctagaaaaaactccatagaaaggcaggaacctaggaagaaacctagagaggaaccaggtgtAGTGAGACCTGGGATGCGTCGGCAACGTCTGAGCAAAGAGGGGGGGACGCCACCATCAACACTTCCACTAGTCCTCCTGATTGTAATCCCCCACAGGCACATGGAACCAGGTGGAGTGTGACATCACCATGTACTACGTGTGCGAGTTCAAGAAGAGCAGGAGAGGTCTCGCCGCCGTGCTGTGATGTCATCGAGTCGGTCGAaggttgttgatgtggacattaGACCTTTATACTAAGACAGAAACCAGTAGTACTTTAACCTGTAGATAAACATGTAGCCTTATAGGAACTAGACAAAGGTCATTGATATAACCTAGCCTATTGATATTAATGAGAGATAAAAGTTGGTATccatggggcctcccgagtggcgcagcggtctaaggtgtcactacagacctgggttcgatcccgggctgtatcgcaaccggccgtgatcgggagtcccataggacagtgcccaattggcccagtgtcgtccgggttaggggagtgtttggccgggggggctatacttggctcatcgcgctctagcgcctccttgtggcgggccgtgcGCCTGTAGACTGACCATGgtagtcagttgaacggtgtttcctccgacacattggtgcggctgacttctgggttaagcgggcgggtgttaataAGAAGctcggtttggcgggtcatgtttcagaggacgtatGACTCGACCTTCGACCTCACGAGCCccttggggagttgcagtgacgAGATAAGATTAAAATTggggaaaaaaatgtttttcgtttttttaAAGTTGGTATTCCTTTTGACACTTAAACCTTTTGTCTTTGGGATAGCATATAAAACATTTCCCTTTGTGTAATAAACACCATACTAATCAACCAGCTCATTTTGATTGTCCATTTATTCAGATCAGAACAGGTAAGATTGTGTTTCTAGTGAGCAGCGGCACAGCGGCAAGGAAAAACTCCCGAGAAGAAAggaagaaacctggagaggaaccaaAAAGCTAAACATTCATTGCACCAGTAACTTTAGGAATACAGTACAGCCAGTGAAATAGTAACTTTAGGAATAGAGTACAGCCAGTGAAATAGTAACTTTAGGAATAGAGTACAGCCAGTGAAATAGTAACTTTAGGAATAGAGTACAGCCAGTGAAATAGTAACTTTAGGAATAGAGTACAGCCAGTGAAATAGTAACTTTAGGAATAGAGTACAGCCAGTGAAATAGTAACTTTAGGAATAGAGTACAGCCAGTGAAATAGTAACTTTAGGAATAGAGTACAGCCAGTGAAATAGTAACTTTAGGAATAGAGTACAGCCAGTGAAATAGTAACTTTAGGAATAGAGTACAGCCAGTGAAATAGTAACTTTAGGAATAGAGTACAGCCAGTGAAATAGTAACTTTAGGAATAGAGTACAGCCAGTGAAATAGTAACTTTAGGAATAGAGTACAGCCAGTGAAATAGTAACTTTAGGAATAGAGTACAGCCAGTGAAATAGTAACTTTAGGAATAGAGTACAGCCAGTGAAATAGTAACTTTAGGAATAGAGTACAGCCAGTGAAATAGTAACTTTAGGAATAGAGTACAGCCAGTGAAATAGTAACTTTAGGAATACAGTACAGCCAGTGAAATAGTAACTTTAGGAATACAGTACAGCCAGTGAAATAGTAACTTTAGGAATAGAGTACAGCCAGTGAAATAGTAACTTTAGGAATAGAGTACAGCCAGTGAAATAGTAACTTTAGGAATAGAGTACAGCCAGTGAAATAGTAACTTTAGGAATAGAGTACAGCCAGTGAAATAGTAACTTTAGGAATAGAGTACAGCCAGTGAAATAGTAACTTTAGGAATAGAGTACAGCCAGTGAAATAGTAACTTTAGGAATAGAGTACAGCCAGTGAAATAGTAACTTTAGGAATAGAGTACAGCCAGTGAAATAGTAACTTTAGGAATAGAGTACAGCCAGTGAAATAGTAACTTTAGGAATAGAGTACAGCCAGTGAAATAGTAACTTTAGGAATAGAGTACAGCCAGTGAAATAGTAACTTTAGGAATAGAGTACAGCCAGTGAAATAGTAACTTTAGGAATAGAGTACAGCCAGTGAAATAGTAACTTTAGGAATAGAGTACAGCCAGTGAAATAGTAACTTTAGGAATAGAGTACAGCCAGTGAAATAGTAACTTTAGGAATAGAGTACAGCCAGTGAAATAGTAACTTTAGGAATAGAGTACAGCCAGTGAAATAGTAACTTTAGGAATAGAGTACAGCCAGTGAAATAGTAACTTTAGGAATAGAGTACAGCCAGTGAAATAGTAACTTTAGGAATAGAGTACAGCCAGTGAAATAGTAACTTTAGGAATAGAGTACAGCCAGTGAAATAGTAACTTTAGGAATAGAGTACAGCCAGTGAAATAGTAACTTTAGGAATAGAGTACAGCCAGTGAAATAGTAACTTTAGGAATAGAGTACAGCCAGTGAAATAGTAACTTTAGGAATAGAGTACAGCCAGTGAAATAGTAACTTTAGGAATAGAGTACAGCCAGTGAAATAGTAACTTTAGGAATAGAGTACAGCCAGTGAAATAGTAACTTTAGGAATAGAGTACAGCCAGTGAAATAGTAACTTTAGGAATAGAGTACAGCCAGTGAAATAGTAACTTTAGGAATAGAGTACAGCCAGTGAAATAGTAACTTTAGGAATAGAGTACAGCCAGTGAAATAGTAACTTTAGGAATAGAGTACAGCCAGTGAAATAGTAACTTTAGGAATAGAGTACAGCCAGTGAAATGGATGAGTGCTTAATTGGACGGACTCTAACATTGTTAACAGCATGCGCAGCTTGGGGTTATGTCAACAGGAGCTGAGTTTATCCACATATTCCAGGTAAAACATTAACCAGGTGGAGCTTTTCTAGCCTGTTACTGCCCCTATATAAAATAACAATCCCTCTCTCATAATActgttctcactctctctgaCAATATAGATAAGTGACAGACACGAGTCCTGCTCTATTACATTCAGAGGCTTGCAGGTGTAGGCTAATGGTacgccccaaatggcaccttaaacgtagtgcactacgtagggtgtGAGGTGCTATTTGGTGACGTTTCTCTGTGGGTCATGGTTATTGAGTAAACAACTTAAGTTGTGCAATTATTTACCTAAACCATGAAGCTGTTTCCGCTTGCGGATAAATCACAGCCCCGCTTTCCCTTTCTCAGATTCCTCTCACCTTGGAATATTCTCCCCCTGCAGGTAGACTAATATTGACTTCAGAGTGGCCTATCAACATCTGTGGAAATTAATCGGCATCACTGCATCTAGTCTGCCTGTTTGTATCGTATTTTTTTCTCGAAAGGGATTCTATAGTAGGGTCCATCTCTCATTTACTCAGGCACGTTCAATTCGTAGCAGATTCATCTTTAGCGAGTCGCGACAGAGAGATCGAGGTGAGGTATTGCGGTAACTGCGTCTGCCTCCACTCTGCGGGCGGGTAGAGTTGGATAAAGTGAAGGGAGGAGCCGTGCACCTGTTAGACCAGTTAGGGACACATGACTGTAGAAGAATTTGCTTGAGTTGGTGTCCTTTTGTCGAGATACAAGACGGAAAGGATGTCGGAGCCAGCGACGAATCCTGCGGTGACAGCATTCCCAGCGCCGACGATATCTTTGCCATTGGGACTACAAATATTGAGGACGTACTCCGGTGCTCTGATCTGCTTGGAAATTGTGAGTGTCGCATCTCTATTTCTGACTACGAGTTTTGTAAGCAAATACATCACCGGTGGTCAGATAGATTCTGGGTACACCCTTGTTTGAAGTAGGCCTAATTGGGGAAACTGCAGTCTAATCGATAGTCTCTATTAATTCTGCTTAGTTCATTTTGTTCATTTGAGCTTTAGGATGAGCTTTTTCATCGTTTTATCATCGCACAGATAGTTATGTATAACACTATCAGAGGAGCCAGGCAGGTAGCGTCATAGTACTGGGAGTTCAGTCATTACTGTTTTACTAACGGCATATAGGCAACTCCCTATTGTACAATCTGATAGTGTAGTGGTGATACTGAGCATACTGTACATTGTGTCATTGTGAAGTGAACGACAAAATAGATACAACTGTTCTCCAGCTAATAGTATAGCAGTGTGCTACTAGGCCTATAAATAATCTGTGTTCAGTTTATAACATCCTGCTCATTTTAGGCCTATAAATAATCTGTGTTCAGTTAATAACATTCTGCTTCTTTTAGGCCTATAAATAATCTGTGTTCAGTTAATAACATTCTGCTTCTTTTAGGCCTATAAATAATCTGTGTTCAGTTTATAACATCCTACTCCTTTTAGGCCTATAAATAATCTGTGTTCAATTTATAACATCCTGCTTCTTTTAGGCCTATAAATAATCTGTGTTCAGTTTATAACATCCTGCTCCTTTTAGGCCTATAAATAATCTGTGTTCAGTTTATAACATCCTGCTCCTTTTAGGCCTATAAATAATCTGTGTTCAATTTATAACATCCTGCTTCTTTTAGGCCTATAAATAATCTGTGTTCAATTCAATAACATCCTGCTCCTTTTAGGCCTATAAATAATCTGTGTTCAGTTTATAACATCCTGCTCCTTTTAGGCCTATAAATAATCTGTGTTCAATTCAATAACATCCTGCTCATTTTAGGCCTATAAATAATCTGTGTTCAGTTCAATAACATCCTGCTTCTTTTAGGCCTATAAATAATCTGTGTTCAATTCAATAACATCCTGCTCCTTTTAGGC of Salvelinus alpinus chromosome 4, SLU_Salpinus.1, whole genome shotgun sequence contains these proteins:
- the LOC139572905 gene encoding collectin-10-like isoform X2, with protein sequence MGKMGSAGDKGDAGEAGVDGPSGLKGNAGTTCDCGRYRKVVGQMDINVRKLKNAVKFVKNDTNTLIADYVTQAGLTQVFIGLQAGQKGGGPVYADLTPVRNYTAWGLEEPSGAPSNTSCVKMVSTGTWNQVECDITMYYVCEFKKSRRGLAAVL
- the LOC139572905 gene encoding collectin-10-like isoform X1; amino-acid sequence: MGKMGSAGDKGDAGEAGVDGPSGLKGNAGTTCDCGRYRKVVGQMDINVRKLKNAVKFVKNVILGIKETEEKFYLIVKEARKYREALINCKLRGGMLAMPKTTDTNTLIADYVTQAGLTQVFIGLQAGQKGGGPVYADLTPVRNYTAWGLEEPSGAPSNTSCVKMVSTGTWNQVECDITMYYVCEFKKSRRGLAAVL